From the genome of Verrucomicrobiia bacterium, one region includes:
- a CDS encoding NIPSNAP family protein: MKPESAAAATAPTQREVYELETYSLRPGAPAERFDAFYRDVAVAAWNRAGVQTVGAFSPVDNAAPPTRHVLLTFPDWNAAKNCRDKFEADPSVLNASFTNLPATDPGYLRRESSLLLAFAGLPRIEIPAQTSAKQLRLFELRTYESHSRQANRKKVEMFNDGEIAIFKRTGLQPVFFGEGWSGPQLPKLTYMLVFDDQAARDRNWKRFVGDPEWKKMSTTPGYTDAEIVSHITNVFLRPTSYSQV; this comes from the coding sequence ATGAAACCTGAATCTGCCGCCGCCGCGACCGCGCCGACTCAGCGGGAAGTGTACGAGTTGGAAACCTACTCGCTGCGACCGGGAGCCCCGGCGGAACGTTTCGACGCATTCTATCGCGACGTGGCGGTGGCCGCGTGGAATCGCGCCGGCGTCCAAACGGTGGGCGCGTTCAGTCCGGTGGATAACGCCGCACCGCCCACTCGTCACGTGCTGCTCACGTTCCCCGACTGGAACGCGGCAAAAAATTGTCGGGATAAATTTGAAGCCGACCCATCGGTCTTAAACGCCAGCTTCACCAATCTCCCCGCCACTGATCCGGGTTACCTCCGCAGGGAGAGTTCATTGTTGCTGGCGTTTGCGGGCCTGCCTCGAATTGAAATCCCCGCGCAAACCAGCGCCAAACAACTCCGACTTTTCGAACTGCGCACCTATGAATCACACAGTCGCCAGGCCAACCGAAAAAAAGTGGAAATGTTCAACGATGGCGAAATCGCCATCTTCAAACGAACCGGATTGCAACCGGTTTTCTTCGGCGAAGGCTGGTCCGGCCCGCAACTGCCCAAGCTCACTTACATGCTGGTCTTTGACGATCAAGCCGCTCGGGATCGGAACTGGAAGCGTTTTGTTGGCGATCCCGAATGGAAAAAGATGAGTACCACACCGGGCTACACTGACGCGGAAATTGTTTCGCACATCACGAACGTCTTCCTGCGCCCCACCAGTTATTCGCAAGTTTGA